A region of Paenibacillus sp. JNUCC-31 DNA encodes the following proteins:
- the dprA gene encoding DNA-processing protein DprA, producing MEERWILIGLHETEGVGKKTISKLLSGNHQLADLLSYEEGDWTAAGLRKDQAVRLAKQFNADWIEQRQACLYKQGIEVITYLDHDYPILMKETVQPPWVMYGRGDLNLLHSQSIAMVGTRMPTVYGRKVGEKLAEQFCHAGLTVVSGLARGIDSVCHDAALRANGKTIAVFGTGIDNIYPPENTSLAERIADKGLLLSEYPPGTRARQGLFPERNRIIAGLTLGTLVVEADIRSGSLITADAALEAGRDVFAVPGPITSPKSRGSHNLIRQGAKLVTCATDLLEEYRLDLPNTEQLPYNRGRSTHSSETSKQGIFPVVKLSLDERCVINLLEQEEHSLDQLVEQLHWDFGHLHSVLLSLIIKKQISQLPGTKYARV from the coding sequence GAAGAAGGGGACTGGACTGCTGCGGGTCTGCGTAAGGATCAGGCAGTGCGTTTAGCGAAGCAGTTCAATGCTGACTGGATTGAACAGAGACAAGCGTGTTTGTACAAACAAGGCATTGAGGTTATTACTTATCTAGACCATGACTATCCTATATTAATGAAGGAAACCGTTCAACCACCTTGGGTAATGTACGGTCGCGGCGACCTGAATTTGTTGCACAGCCAATCCATTGCAATGGTAGGGACCCGCATGCCTACGGTATACGGACGTAAAGTTGGTGAAAAACTGGCGGAGCAATTTTGCCATGCTGGGCTGACAGTTGTGAGTGGACTCGCCAGAGGAATAGATAGCGTGTGTCATGATGCTGCGCTGCGTGCCAATGGCAAAACCATTGCGGTATTTGGGACAGGAATTGACAATATTTATCCACCCGAAAATACAAGTCTCGCAGAACGGATTGCCGACAAGGGTCTGCTATTGTCGGAATATCCACCAGGTACACGTGCCCGTCAGGGCTTATTTCCAGAACGTAATCGGATCATCGCCGGTCTAACCCTGGGTACATTGGTTGTTGAGGCTGACATTCGAAGCGGCTCTTTGATTACTGCGGATGCCGCTCTTGAAGCGGGAAGAGACGTGTTTGCAGTCCCGGGACCCATAACATCTCCCAAGAGTCGAGGTTCACACAACCTGATTCGTCAGGGAGCGAAATTGGTAACTTGCGCCACGGATTTATTAGAAGAGTATCGATTGGACTTGCCAAATACGGAACAACTTCCTTACAATAGAGGACGTTCGACGCATAGCAGTGAAACTTCCAAACAGGGAATATTTCCAGTGGTAAAACTATCTTTGGATGAACGATGTGTTATTAATTTACTGGAGCAGGAGGAGCATTCTCTGGATCAACTTGTTGAACAGCTTCATTGGGATTTTGGACATTTGCATTCAGTTCTGTTATCTTTAATCATAAAAAAGCAGATTAGCCAATTACCTGGAACCAAATACGCGAGGGTATGA
- the topA gene encoding type I DNA topoisomerase codes for MADALVIVESPSKAKTIGKYLGSKFIVKASMGHVRDLPKSQIGVEVENDFNPKYITIRGKGSILKELKDARKKVKKVYLAADPDREGEAIAWHLAHALELDDTADCRVVFNEITKQAVKDAFKTPRKINMDLVNAQQARRILDRLVGYKISPLLWKKVKKGLSAGRVQSVAVKIILDRENEINDFEPEEYWSITAKLTADGNPFEAKFHQLNGTKTELGSEAEVQAILKQIEGASFTVKEVKEKERSRNPSAPFTTSSLQQEAARKLNFRASKTMSVAQQLYEGVDLGKEGTVGLITYMRTDSTRIAASAQEEAKEYIIGKYGEPFAPETPRNYSKKAANAQDAHEAIRPTSILRDPDSIKSFMSRDQFRLYKLVWERFIASQMSSAVLDTLSVDIAAGDTIFRAAGSKVRFQGFMKVYVEGNDDGTTEEDRLLPPLKSGDVLENREIEPKQHFTQPPPRYTEARLVRTLEELGIGRPSTYAPTLETIQKRGYVAIEEKKFMPTELGELVIEQMEEFFPEILNVEFTANMEGDLDHVEEGSEDWVKVLAEFYESFEKRLEFAEEEMKEIEIEDEVSDEICEKCGKPLVYKLGRFGKFLACSGFPDCRNTKPIIKDIGVTCPKCKEGHVVERRSKKGRIFYGCDKYPECDFVSWDKPSAKPCPSCGSLMIEKRNKQGTRLQCTSCDHQEPVEEPEEE; via the coding sequence ATGGCGGATGCACTCGTAATCGTGGAGTCGCCCTCAAAGGCGAAGACGATCGGCAAATATTTAGGCAGCAAGTTCATCGTAAAAGCTTCGATGGGACATGTGCGCGATTTGCCAAAGAGTCAGATCGGCGTTGAGGTGGAGAATGATTTTAATCCGAAATATATTACGATCCGCGGCAAAGGTTCTATTTTAAAAGAACTAAAGGATGCACGAAAGAAAGTGAAAAAAGTGTATCTCGCAGCTGACCCGGATCGCGAAGGCGAGGCTATTGCATGGCATTTGGCTCATGCGCTTGAACTGGATGACACAGCAGATTGCCGGGTTGTATTTAATGAAATTACGAAACAGGCCGTCAAGGATGCGTTCAAAACACCGCGCAAGATTAATATGGATCTGGTAAACGCACAGCAGGCGAGACGTATTCTCGATCGGCTTGTAGGCTATAAAATAAGTCCATTATTATGGAAGAAAGTCAAAAAAGGTTTGTCTGCGGGTCGTGTTCAGTCCGTAGCCGTCAAAATCATTTTGGATCGTGAAAATGAAATTAATGATTTTGAACCAGAAGAGTACTGGAGTATTACAGCCAAACTGACAGCAGACGGAAATCCGTTTGAAGCCAAGTTCCATCAACTGAACGGTACCAAAACTGAACTTGGCAGTGAAGCCGAAGTACAGGCCATTTTGAAACAGATCGAGGGTGCTTCGTTTACCGTCAAGGAAGTTAAAGAAAAAGAACGTAGCCGTAACCCTTCTGCTCCGTTCACCACAAGTTCTTTACAGCAGGAAGCCGCACGTAAATTGAATTTTAGAGCTTCCAAGACGATGTCCGTTGCCCAACAACTGTATGAAGGGGTAGACCTCGGAAAAGAAGGCACAGTGGGTCTCATTACGTATATGCGTACGGACTCCACACGGATTGCAGCATCAGCACAGGAAGAAGCCAAGGAATACATTATAGGCAAGTATGGTGAGCCGTTTGCTCCTGAGACACCTAGAAACTATTCCAAAAAGGCAGCGAACGCTCAGGATGCGCATGAAGCGATTCGTCCAACTTCCATTTTGCGTGATCCAGATTCGATTAAATCGTTTATGAGTCGTGATCAGTTCAGACTGTATAAACTGGTTTGGGAACGTTTTATAGCAAGTCAGATGTCATCTGCGGTGCTGGACACTCTCTCTGTGGACATTGCTGCAGGAGATACAATCTTCCGAGCTGCGGGCTCCAAAGTTCGTTTTCAGGGTTTCATGAAGGTGTATGTGGAAGGTAATGATGACGGAACAACGGAAGAAGATCGCCTGCTGCCTCCTCTGAAAAGTGGAGACGTGCTGGAGAATCGGGAGATTGAGCCGAAACAGCACTTTACGCAGCCGCCACCACGTTACACGGAAGCAAGACTTGTTCGTACACTGGAGGAATTGGGTATAGGGCGTCCAAGTACATATGCGCCTACGCTGGAGACCATTCAAAAGCGCGGATATGTTGCCATTGAAGAGAAAAAATTTATGCCAACCGAACTGGGTGAGTTGGTCATCGAGCAGATGGAAGAGTTTTTCCCGGAAATCCTGAATGTGGAGTTCACCGCAAACATGGAAGGTGACCTTGACCATGTGGAGGAAGGTTCTGAGGATTGGGTTAAAGTACTCGCAGAATTCTACGAATCCTTTGAGAAACGGCTTGAGTTTGCGGAAGAAGAAATGAAAGAAATTGAGATAGAAGATGAAGTTTCGGATGAAATATGTGAGAAGTGCGGCAAACCGCTCGTTTATAAACTGGGTCGTTTTGGAAAGTTTCTCGCGTGCTCCGGATTTCCGGATTGTCGGAATACCAAACCCATTATCAAGGACATCGGCGTAACTTGTCCGAAGTGTAAAGAAGGTCATGTGGTTGAACGCCGCAGTAAAAAGGGACGTATTTTCTACGGTTGCGACAAGTATCCTGAATGTGATTTTGTATCATGGGATAAACCTTCAGCGAAACCATGTCCAAGCTGCGGATCGCTAATGATCGAGAAACGAAACAAACAGGGAACACGATTGCAGTGTACTTCATGCGATCATCAGGAGCCGGTGGAAGAACCGGAAGAAGAATGA
- the trmFO gene encoding FADH(2)-oxidizing methylenetetrahydrofolate--tRNA-(uracil(54)-C(5))-methyltransferase TrmFO, whose amino-acid sequence MSEQQVTVIGAGLAGTEAAWQIASRGVRVKLYEMRPVVKTPAHHTDKFAELVCSNSLRANGLTNAVGVLKEEMRMLNSLVLGAADRHAVPAGGALAVDRDGFSGEITSTLHQHPLIEVVNEELTSLPEDGIVVVATGPLTSPALSEQIKALMGEEYFYFYDAAAPIIEKDSIDMNKVYLASRYDKGEAAYLNCPMTEEEFDVFYEALITAEVAQLKEFEKEIYFEGCMPIEVMMKRGKQTALFGPMKPVGLVNPHTGELPHAVVQLRQDNAAGTLYNLVGFQTHLKWGEQKRVFSLIPGLENAEFVRYGVMHRNTFINSPKLLRPTYQFKERPNLFFAGQMTGVEGYVESAASGLIAGMNAAKAALGQELVVLPVETTLGSMAQYITTADFKHFQPMNANFGLLPKLEIKIRNKKEKNEALAKRALDGIARFAAGEGLTVPERV is encoded by the coding sequence ATGAGTGAACAACAAGTAACAGTTATTGGTGCCGGGCTCGCAGGAACAGAAGCAGCCTGGCAGATTGCAAGTCGCGGCGTGCGTGTAAAATTATATGAGATGAGACCGGTTGTCAAAACGCCGGCTCACCATACGGATAAATTCGCTGAACTGGTATGCAGCAACTCGCTTCGTGCCAATGGTTTGACGAATGCAGTAGGCGTATTAAAAGAAGAAATGAGAATGCTTAATTCACTGGTCTTGGGTGCAGCAGATCGTCATGCCGTTCCGGCAGGAGGAGCACTTGCTGTTGACCGGGACGGATTCTCAGGGGAGATTACATCCACCCTTCATCAGCATCCACTCATTGAAGTGGTCAATGAAGAGCTGACTTCTCTTCCGGAAGACGGTATCGTTGTTGTAGCAACCGGTCCATTGACTTCTCCGGCATTGTCGGAGCAGATTAAGGCACTTATGGGTGAGGAATACTTCTACTTCTATGATGCAGCTGCACCGATTATCGAAAAAGATTCTATTGATATGAATAAGGTTTATCTTGCTTCACGTTATGACAAGGGCGAAGCAGCATACCTGAACTGTCCGATGACAGAAGAGGAATTCGATGTGTTTTATGAAGCATTGATTACGGCTGAAGTTGCTCAATTGAAAGAATTTGAGAAAGAAATTTACTTTGAAGGCTGTATGCCGATTGAAGTCATGATGAAGCGTGGCAAACAAACGGCTCTGTTTGGTCCGATGAAACCTGTAGGTCTCGTTAATCCACATACCGGAGAACTTCCGCATGCTGTTGTGCAGCTTAGACAGGATAATGCTGCTGGAACGCTGTACAATCTGGTAGGATTCCAGACACATCTGAAATGGGGAGAACAAAAGCGTGTATTTTCTCTGATCCCTGGACTTGAAAACGCGGAATTCGTTCGTTATGGCGTAATGCACCGTAATACATTTATTAATTCTCCCAAACTTCTCCGTCCAACGTATCAGTTCAAAGAGCGTCCAAACCTATTCTTTGCAGGTCAGATGACTGGTGTAGAAGGTTACGTAGAATCTGCGGCATCCGGTTTAATCGCTGGCATGAATGCAGCCAAAGCAGCACTGGGTCAGGAATTGGTGGTATTGCCGGTGGAGACGACGCTGGGGAGTATGGCGCAGTACATTACAACAGCTGATTTCAAACACTTCCAGCCCATGAATGCAAACTTTGGATTGCTGCCGAAGCTGGAAATCAAAATACGTAACAAAAAAGAAAAAAATGAAGCACTTGCCAAGCGTGCACTGGATGGCATTGCCCGTTTTGCTGCAGGAGAAGGTCTAACCGTTCCAGAACGCGTATAA